One genomic segment of Kocuria rhizophila DC2201 includes these proteins:
- a CDS encoding HIT family protein produces MTERDAAASGGDGVTRDEFEVPGVPDGFQRLWTPHRLAYVRGEDTSVEQPPGCPFCNAPERSDEDSLIVHRGEHCFAVLNLFPYNPGHVLVCPYRHVAELDELTDEELWELNTLTRTAVHVIREIAHPAAFNVGLNLGSAAGGSLAEHLHQHVVPRWTGDANFMPVIAHTKPLIQTLGSTREDIAAAWPQD; encoded by the coding sequence GTGACCGAGCGGGACGCCGCGGCGTCGGGCGGGGACGGTGTGACACGGGACGAGTTCGAGGTCCCGGGGGTTCCGGACGGCTTCCAGCGGCTGTGGACCCCGCACCGCCTCGCGTACGTGCGCGGTGAGGACACCTCGGTGGAGCAGCCCCCGGGCTGCCCGTTCTGCAACGCTCCCGAGCGCTCGGACGAGGACTCGCTGATCGTGCACCGGGGCGAGCACTGCTTCGCGGTGCTCAACCTGTTCCCGTACAACCCCGGCCACGTGCTCGTGTGCCCGTACCGCCACGTGGCGGAGCTGGATGAGCTCACGGACGAGGAGCTGTGGGAGCTGAACACCCTCACCCGCACGGCGGTGCACGTGATCCGTGAGATCGCCCACCCCGCCGCGTTCAACGTGGGCCTGAACCTGGGCTCCGCCGCGGGCGGCTCCCTGGCCGAGCACCTGCACCAGCACGTGGTGCCCCGCTGGACCGGGGACGCCAACTTCATGCCCGTGATCGCCCACACCAAACCGCTCATCCAGACCCTGGGCTCCACCCGCGAGGACATCGCCGCGGCCTGGCCCCAGGACTGA
- a CDS encoding DUF2382 domain-containing protein — MSTFDVNAILSSTAYGSDGDKIGKVEQVFLDDNSGDPTFLTVNTGLFGAKENFVPVKGARQDGDRVVLPYTKDVIKDAPKVDADQHLSPAEEEELYRYYEMNYDDGRAAGHDRDRNAAAGTAGVAGTAAGERRADDAADRDRLAADRDRDVTDRDRADAGQDRHVAAGENASVTRHEEQLHVDTQEREAGHARLRKYVVTDHETVDVPVEREEVTVERTPLNGTEAHAGTGRIGEEEVDVTLHEERPVVEKEAVAVEEVGLNKQTVRETQRVEADVQKEQVDVETDVDRDGLGRDDLGRDGEAPRR, encoded by the coding sequence ATGTCCACGTTCGACGTAAATGCAATTCTGTCCAGCACGGCTTACGGCTCCGACGGCGACAAGATCGGCAAGGTCGAGCAGGTGTTCCTGGACGACAACTCCGGCGATCCGACGTTCCTGACCGTGAACACCGGTCTGTTCGGTGCCAAGGAGAACTTCGTTCCCGTGAAGGGCGCCCGTCAGGACGGCGACCGTGTGGTCCTGCCCTACACCAAGGATGTCATCAAGGACGCTCCGAAGGTGGACGCGGACCAGCACCTGTCCCCGGCTGAGGAAGAGGAGCTGTACCGCTACTACGAGATGAACTACGACGACGGCCGCGCCGCGGGTCACGACCGTGACCGCAACGCCGCCGCGGGCACCGCCGGTGTCGCCGGCACCGCCGCGGGCGAGCGCCGTGCGGACGACGCCGCCGACCGCGACCGCCTCGCTGCGGACCGCGATCGTGACGTCACCGACCGCGACCGCGCCGATGCAGGCCAGGACCGTCACGTCGCCGCCGGTGAGAACGCCTCCGTGACCCGTCACGAAGAGCAGCTCCACGTGGACACCCAGGAGCGCGAGGCCGGCCACGCCCGCCTGCGCAAGTACGTGGTGACGGACCACGAGACGGTCGACGTCCCGGTCGAGCGCGAAGAGGTCACCGTGGAGCGCACCCCGCTCAACGGCACCGAGGCCCACGCGGGCACCGGCCGGATCGGCGAGGAAGAGGTGGACGTCACTCTCCACGAGGAGCGCCCCGTCGTCGAGAAGGAAGCCGTCGCCGTCGAGGAGGTCGGGCTGAACAAGCAGACCGTCCGCGAGACGCAGCGCGTCGAGGCCGACGTCCAGAAGGAACAGGTCGACGTCGAGACCGATGTCGATCGTGACGGCCTCGGCCGTGACGATCTCGGCCGCGACGGCGAGGCTCCCCGCCGCTGA
- a CDS encoding preprotein translocase subunit YajC, translated as MTILAETQQAATGGGTAWFLPVMLVVMVLLLWLPMRRQKKAQAEMKAKQAGMEPGTRVMTSFGLFGTLRDMDRENNKAVLEIAPGQLVTVHSQTVTTVVDETPAGAEPVAEHDAAATGPVAEHTDAAGGASTAGSTPAQDTVRPTDAGTAAGEQPEHQTWRDAREPGDRGNTTI; from the coding sequence GTGACCATCCTCGCAGAGACCCAGCAGGCAGCCACCGGCGGGGGGACCGCATGGTTCCTGCCCGTGATGCTCGTGGTCATGGTGCTGCTGCTGTGGCTGCCCATGCGCCGCCAGAAGAAGGCCCAGGCCGAGATGAAGGCGAAGCAGGCTGGCATGGAACCGGGCACGCGCGTGATGACCAGCTTCGGACTGTTCGGCACCCTGCGCGACATGGACCGTGAGAACAACAAGGCCGTGCTGGAGATCGCCCCCGGCCAGCTCGTCACGGTGCACTCCCAGACCGTGACCACCGTGGTCGACGAGACCCCCGCCGGTGCCGAGCCCGTCGCGGAGCACGACGCCGCGGCCACCGGTCCCGTCGCCGAGCACACCGACGCCGCCGGTGGCGCGAGCACCGCCGGAAGCACCCCCGCGCAGGACACCGTCCGGCCGACCGACGCGGGCACCGCGGCCGGGGAGCAGCCGGAGCACCAGACCTGGCGCGACGCCCGCGAGCCGGGCGACCGCGGCAACACCACCATCTGA
- a CDS encoding type 1 glutamine amidotransferase, translating into MAENTTGPLRIVQLYPRDMNIYGDWGNTLTLKRRAERYGLDTEIVDYDPGDPWPEHADLFVGGGGQDSGQFRVAEDLAAVAPRLHKAVERGVPMLAICGLYQLFGRSFRTGAGETLPGIGIFDLETVAGTERLIGNIVTESPELGRIVGYENHSGLTHLGAGQEPLASVVSGAGNNGEDGTEGARTRNVLGSYLHGSLLPKNPRVADFLLGQALALRGESLPEVGPDDTLAERAREVAASRPR; encoded by the coding sequence GTGGCTGAGAACACCACCGGGCCGCTGCGCATCGTGCAGCTCTACCCCCGGGACATGAACATCTACGGCGACTGGGGCAACACGCTGACCCTCAAGCGCCGTGCCGAGCGCTACGGTCTGGACACCGAGATCGTGGACTACGATCCGGGTGACCCGTGGCCCGAGCACGCCGACCTCTTCGTGGGCGGCGGCGGCCAGGACTCCGGGCAGTTCCGCGTGGCCGAGGACCTCGCGGCCGTGGCACCCCGGCTGCACAAGGCCGTGGAGCGCGGCGTGCCGATGCTCGCGATCTGCGGTCTCTACCAGCTCTTCGGCCGCAGCTTCCGCACCGGGGCGGGGGAGACCCTGCCCGGGATCGGGATCTTCGACCTCGAGACGGTGGCGGGCACCGAGCGGCTGATCGGCAACATCGTCACAGAGTCCCCGGAGCTGGGCCGGATCGTGGGCTACGAGAACCACTCCGGTCTCACCCACCTGGGGGCGGGCCAGGAGCCGCTGGCCAGCGTGGTCTCGGGTGCCGGCAACAACGGCGAGGACGGCACCGAGGGCGCGCGCACCCGCAACGTGCTCGGCAGCTACCTGCACGGCTCCCTGCTGCCCAAGAACCCGCGCGTGGCGGACTTCCTGCTCGGCCAGGCCCTCGCCCTGCGCGGGGAGTCCCTGCCGGAGGTCGGCCCCGACGACACGCTGGCGGAGCGCGCCCGCGAGGTCGCGGCCTCCCGGCCCCGCTGA
- the ruvB gene encoding Holliday junction branch migration DNA helicase RuvB, with the protein MGAEGDYDDQQLEASLRPGTLDDFVGQKRVRAQLSLVLEASKLRGRTADHVLLSGPPGLGKTTLAMIIAEELEVPLRISSGPAIQHAGDLAAILSSLTHGEVLFLDEIHRMSRPAEEMLYMAMEDFRVDIVVGKGAGATSIPLDLPPFTLVGATTRAGLLPGPLRDRFGFTGHLEFYSVPELELVLRRSAGLLDLAMTSEAFSEVASRSRGTPRIANRLLRRVRDWALVHGVERIDARAAGAALDMYEVDARGLDRLDRNVLSALVGKFNGGPVGLSTLAIAVGEETETVETVAEPFLVREGLLGRTPRGRIAMAAAWEHLGLAVPDHAAFKDPALRTALATEPEGHDSSSA; encoded by the coding sequence GTGGGCGCCGAGGGTGACTACGACGACCAGCAGCTGGAGGCGTCGCTGCGTCCGGGCACGCTCGACGACTTCGTGGGGCAGAAGCGGGTGCGGGCCCAGCTGTCCCTCGTGCTGGAGGCCTCCAAGCTGCGCGGGCGCACCGCGGACCACGTGCTGCTCTCCGGGCCCCCGGGTCTGGGCAAGACCACCCTGGCCATGATCATTGCGGAGGAGCTGGAGGTCCCGCTGCGGATCTCCTCGGGCCCCGCGATCCAGCACGCCGGGGACCTCGCCGCCATCCTCTCCTCGCTGACCCACGGGGAGGTGCTGTTCCTCGACGAGATCCACCGGATGTCCCGCCCGGCCGAGGAGATGCTCTACATGGCCATGGAGGACTTCCGCGTGGACATCGTGGTGGGCAAGGGCGCCGGCGCCACCTCCATCCCCCTGGACCTGCCGCCGTTCACGCTCGTGGGTGCCACCACGCGCGCCGGTCTGCTGCCCGGTCCGTTGCGGGACCGTTTCGGGTTCACGGGCCACCTGGAGTTCTACTCGGTCCCGGAGCTGGAGCTCGTGCTGCGCCGCTCGGCGGGGCTGCTGGACCTGGCCATGACCTCCGAGGCGTTCAGCGAGGTGGCGTCCCGCTCGCGCGGCACCCCGCGCATCGCCAACCGGCTGCTGCGCCGGGTGCGGGACTGGGCGCTCGTGCACGGTGTGGAGCGCATCGACGCCCGCGCGGCCGGCGCCGCCCTGGACATGTACGAGGTGGACGCCCGCGGACTGGACCGGCTGGACCGCAACGTGCTCTCCGCCCTGGTGGGCAAGTTCAACGGAGGCCCGGTGGGACTGTCCACCCTTGCGATCGCCGTGGGGGAGGAGACCGAGACCGTGGAGACCGTGGCGGAGCCGTTCCTCGTGCGGGAAGGGCTGCTCGGGCGCACCCCGCGCGGGCGGATCGCGATGGCCGCCGCGTGGGAGCACCTGGGGCTCGCGGTCCCGGACCACGCGGCCTTCAAGGATCCCGCGTTGCGCACGGCCCTGGCCACGGAGCCCGAGGGGCACGACTCATCCAGCGCGTGA
- a CDS encoding NfeD family protein, which translates to MWDALVNNPWIFWLIIMLALAAIEMLTLDFLFLMMSIAALVTAGVSLVLDSFTVQVVLFAVVSVLLIFLIRPLALRRLNRSTPNTRSNTERLIGLPCTVLEPVSQRSGLVRLEGDVWTARCAAGAELSEGADAWVHRIDGATAVVADVAPARTEPTDTGRRAHP; encoded by the coding sequence GTGTGGGATGCACTGGTCAACAACCCCTGGATCTTCTGGCTGATCATCATGCTGGCCCTGGCAGCCATCGAGATGCTCACCCTGGACTTCCTGTTCCTGATGATGTCCATCGCGGCGCTCGTGACCGCGGGGGTGAGCCTGGTGCTGGACAGCTTCACCGTTCAAGTGGTGCTCTTCGCCGTGGTCTCGGTGCTGCTGATCTTCCTGATCCGCCCCCTTGCCCTGCGCCGGCTCAACCGCTCCACGCCGAACACGCGCTCGAACACCGAACGCCTGATCGGCCTGCCGTGCACCGTGCTCGAGCCGGTCTCCCAGCGCAGCGGGCTCGTGCGGCTCGAGGGTGACGTGTGGACCGCCCGCTGCGCCGCCGGTGCTGAACTGTCCGAGGGTGCGGACGCCTGGGTGCACCGCATCGACGGTGCCACCGCCGTGGTCGCGGACGTCGCCCCGGCCCGGACTGAGCCCACCGACACCGGGCGCCGCGCGCACCCCTGA
- the thrS gene encoding threonine--tRNA ligase yields the protein MTDAPALQLTVDGESRTAEPGTTAAELYTEQRDVVVAHVNGVLKDLSTPLADGDVVERVLVSEPEGLEVLRHSTAHVMAQAVQQLRPDAKLGIGPYITDGFYFDFDVAEPFTPEDLKALEKSMLKIVNRNQIFRRRTVTEDEARAEMADEPYKLELIDLAGGPGSGAVDESAEGASVEVGGGELTVYDNVDRKSGDVVWRDLCRGPHLPDTKHIGNGYALMRSAAAYWRGDQRNEQLQRIYGTAWPSKDELKAYKERLAEAERRDHRKLGVELDLFSFPDELGSGLPVFHPKGGIIRKEMEDYSRERHARAGYEFVYTPHITKGHLYEVSGHLDWYRDGMFPPMHVDEERDPDTGELTKPGQDYYLKPMNCPMHNLIYRSRGRSYRELPLRLFEFGAVYRYEKSGVIHGLTRVRGMTQDDAHIYCTREQMKGELTNTLNFVLSLLKDYGMEDFYLELSTKDPNKFVGSDEIWDEATRTLREVAEDSGLELVPDPAGAAFYGPKISVQARDAIGRTWQMSTIQLDFNLPERFDLEYQASDGSRRRPVMIHRALFGSVERFMGVLTEHYAGAFPAWLSPVQVRAIPVAEAFNDYLDEFAQTLRERGIRVEVDTSSDRFPKKIRTASKDKIPFVVIAGGEDAEAGTVSFRFRDGSQHNGVSQAEAVELIARHVAERSNENPTAPTEQDVVVGETVVEDPATSEPTALPGQAAGDAGTTGPR from the coding sequence ATGACGGACGCCCCAGCCCTGCAGCTCACCGTGGACGGCGAGAGCCGCACCGCCGAGCCGGGCACCACCGCCGCCGAGCTCTACACGGAGCAGCGGGACGTGGTGGTGGCGCACGTCAACGGTGTGCTCAAGGACCTCTCCACGCCGCTGGCGGACGGGGACGTGGTGGAGCGCGTGCTGGTGAGCGAGCCCGAGGGGCTCGAGGTGCTGCGCCACTCCACGGCCCACGTGATGGCCCAGGCCGTGCAGCAGCTGCGCCCGGACGCCAAGCTGGGGATCGGGCCGTACATCACGGACGGGTTCTACTTCGACTTCGACGTGGCCGAGCCGTTCACGCCGGAGGACCTCAAGGCGCTCGAGAAGTCGATGCTGAAGATCGTCAACAGGAACCAGATCTTCCGCCGTCGCACGGTCACCGAGGACGAGGCGCGCGCGGAGATGGCCGACGAGCCGTACAAGCTCGAGCTCATCGACCTCGCCGGCGGCCCGGGCTCGGGTGCCGTGGACGAGTCCGCGGAGGGTGCCTCCGTGGAGGTGGGCGGCGGCGAGCTGACCGTCTACGACAACGTGGACCGCAAGAGCGGGGACGTGGTGTGGCGCGACCTGTGCCGCGGCCCCCACCTGCCGGACACCAAGCACATCGGCAACGGCTACGCCCTGATGCGCTCGGCCGCCGCGTACTGGCGCGGGGACCAGCGCAACGAGCAGCTGCAGCGTATCTACGGCACGGCCTGGCCCTCCAAGGACGAGCTGAAGGCCTACAAGGAGCGCCTGGCCGAGGCCGAGCGCCGCGACCACCGCAAACTGGGCGTGGAGCTGGACCTGTTCTCCTTCCCGGACGAACTGGGCTCCGGGCTGCCGGTGTTCCACCCCAAGGGCGGGATCATCCGCAAGGAGATGGAGGACTACTCCCGGGAGCGCCACGCGCGCGCCGGCTACGAGTTCGTCTACACCCCGCACATCACCAAGGGCCACCTGTACGAGGTCTCGGGGCACCTGGACTGGTACCGGGACGGGATGTTCCCCCCGATGCACGTGGACGAGGAGCGGGACCCGGACACGGGGGAGCTGACCAAGCCGGGCCAGGACTACTACCTCAAGCCCATGAACTGCCCCATGCACAACCTGATCTACCGCTCGCGCGGGCGCTCCTACCGGGAGCTGCCGCTACGGCTGTTCGAGTTCGGGGCGGTGTACCGCTACGAGAAGTCCGGCGTGATCCACGGGCTCACGCGCGTGCGCGGGATGACCCAGGACGACGCCCACATCTACTGCACCCGCGAGCAGATGAAGGGGGAGCTGACGAACACCTTGAACTTCGTGCTGTCCCTGCTCAAGGACTACGGCATGGAGGACTTCTACCTGGAGCTCTCCACCAAGGACCCGAACAAGTTCGTGGGCTCGGACGAGATCTGGGACGAGGCCACGCGCACCCTGCGCGAGGTCGCGGAGGACTCCGGGCTGGAGCTCGTACCGGATCCGGCCGGTGCCGCGTTCTACGGGCCCAAGATCTCCGTGCAGGCCCGGGACGCGATCGGGCGCACGTGGCAGATGTCCACCATCCAGCTGGACTTCAACCTGCCCGAGCGCTTCGACCTGGAGTACCAGGCCTCGGACGGCTCCCGCCGGCGGCCCGTGATGATCCACCGCGCGCTGTTCGGCTCCGTGGAGCGGTTCATGGGTGTCCTCACGGAGCACTACGCGGGGGCGTTCCCGGCGTGGCTGTCCCCGGTGCAGGTCCGTGCCATCCCCGTGGCCGAGGCGTTCAACGACTACCTGGACGAGTTCGCCCAGACCCTGCGCGAGCGCGGGATCCGGGTGGAGGTGGACACCTCCTCGGACCGTTTCCCCAAGAAGATCCGCACGGCGTCCAAGGACAAGATCCCGTTCGTGGTCATCGCCGGTGGCGAGGACGCCGAGGCCGGCACGGTGTCCTTCCGCTTCCGCGACGGCTCCCAGCACAACGGGGTGAGTCAGGCCGAGGCCGTGGAGCTGATCGCCCGCCACGTGGCCGAGCGCTCCAACGAGAACCCCACGGCCCCGACAGAGCAGGACGTGGTGGTCGGCGAGACCGTCGTGGAGGACCCCGCGACCTCGGAGCCCACCGCGCTGCCGGGCCAGGCCGCGGGCGACGCCGGGACGACGGGCCCGCGGTGA
- a CDS encoding YebC/PmpR family DNA-binding transcriptional regulator, whose translation MSGHSKWATTKHKKAAIDAKRAKAFAKYIKGIEVAARMGGADTSGNPALELAVSKAKKNSVPNDNIDRAIKRGAGLTGETIDYTEILYEARGPQGTALYIECLTDNKNRAASEVRVAVTRHGGTMADSGSVAYLFERKGVVEVAKTDGLTEDDVLMAVLDAGADEVLDESDVFEVVSEATDLPAIRAALDEAGLEYNNDDPQFRATMTVDLDAEGARKFLKLADAVEELDDVQNVYSNANIPADVMAQLEDDE comes from the coding sequence ATGTCAGGTCACTCCAAGTGGGCCACGACCAAGCACAAGAAGGCGGCGATCGACGCCAAACGGGCCAAGGCGTTCGCCAAGTACATCAAGGGCATCGAGGTCGCGGCCCGCATGGGCGGCGCGGACACCTCCGGCAACCCGGCGCTCGAGCTCGCGGTGTCCAAGGCCAAGAAGAACTCGGTGCCCAACGACAACATCGACCGCGCGATCAAGCGCGGCGCGGGGCTGACCGGCGAGACGATCGACTACACCGAGATCCTCTACGAGGCCCGCGGCCCGCAGGGCACCGCGCTGTACATCGAGTGCCTGACCGACAACAAGAACCGCGCGGCCTCCGAGGTGCGCGTGGCCGTGACCCGCCACGGTGGCACCATGGCCGATTCCGGGTCCGTGGCGTACCTCTTCGAGCGCAAGGGCGTGGTGGAGGTCGCCAAGACGGACGGCCTCACCGAGGACGACGTGCTGATGGCGGTGCTCGACGCCGGCGCGGACGAGGTGCTGGACGAGTCGGACGTCTTCGAGGTGGTCAGCGAGGCCACGGACCTGCCCGCGATTCGCGCGGCGCTGGACGAGGCCGGGCTGGAGTACAACAACGACGACCCCCAGTTCCGCGCCACCATGACCGTGGACCTGGACGCCGAGGGCGCGCGGAAGTTCCTCAAGCTCGCGGACGCGGTCGAGGAGCTCGACGACGTGCAGAACGTCTACTCCAACGCGAACATCCCCGCGGACGTGATGGCCCAGCTCGAGGACGACGAGTAG
- a CDS encoding Mur ligase family protein: protein METMSRPLVRVLGQGVRWATSLRGGGSAFPGLFMEKLHPGFVAEELAQLPRGVVVISGTNGKTTTTKMTVQLLRSQGLRVFTNRTGSNFVRGVAASLLAEMDAFGRLDADVAVLELDEAHAVHFVKQVQPRISLLLNVMRDQLDRFGEIDITRRMLRQVARATTETVVLNREDPRIAGLAEDLPEGTAVSWFGLSDALRPTFPSDDDMREGLRQVDPGEQDSEVPSARRPDADVVLEAVNARSVELDVRGTSHEATVDLYGVYNQYNAAAALAVSLQVLGDDADVPALVAELGNVTPAFGRGETITVEGKPLQLLLVKNPAGFRLSLASASAQAYATMIAINDQYADGRDVSWLWDVDFDSLREGGVDVVSGVRAWDMALRLDYDLVHVGEVEPDLEDALTRFIAQSGDRPMRIFCTYTAMLSLRKILGGMTHVAAI, encoded by the coding sequence ATGGAGACCATGTCCCGACCTCTCGTACGCGTCCTCGGCCAGGGGGTGCGCTGGGCCACGAGCCTGCGCGGCGGTGGTTCCGCGTTCCCCGGCCTGTTCATGGAGAAGCTGCACCCCGGCTTCGTGGCGGAGGAGCTCGCCCAGCTGCCCCGCGGCGTGGTGGTGATCAGCGGAACCAACGGCAAGACCACCACCACCAAGATGACCGTGCAGCTGCTGCGCTCCCAGGGGTTGCGCGTGTTCACCAACCGCACGGGCTCCAACTTTGTGCGAGGTGTGGCGGCGTCCCTGCTCGCGGAGATGGACGCGTTCGGCCGCCTGGACGCCGATGTCGCGGTGCTCGAGCTCGACGAGGCCCACGCGGTGCACTTCGTCAAGCAGGTGCAGCCCCGGATCAGCCTGCTGCTCAACGTGATGCGGGACCAGCTGGACCGCTTCGGGGAGATCGACATCACGCGCCGGATGCTGCGTCAGGTGGCCCGCGCCACCACGGAAACCGTGGTGCTCAACCGTGAGGACCCGCGGATCGCCGGTCTCGCCGAGGACCTCCCGGAGGGCACGGCCGTGTCCTGGTTCGGGCTCTCTGACGCGCTGCGGCCCACGTTCCCGTCCGATGACGACATGCGCGAGGGCCTGCGCCAGGTGGACCCGGGGGAGCAGGACTCCGAGGTGCCCTCCGCCCGGCGCCCGGACGCGGACGTCGTGCTGGAGGCGGTCAACGCCCGCAGCGTGGAGCTGGACGTGCGCGGCACGAGCCACGAGGCCACGGTGGACCTCTACGGCGTCTACAACCAGTACAACGCCGCGGCGGCCCTGGCGGTGAGCCTGCAGGTGCTGGGGGACGACGCCGACGTCCCCGCCCTGGTGGCCGAGCTCGGCAACGTGACGCCCGCCTTCGGCCGCGGCGAGACCATCACGGTGGAGGGCAAACCCCTGCAGCTGCTGCTCGTGAAGAACCCCGCCGGGTTCCGGCTCTCCCTGGCCTCCGCGTCCGCGCAGGCCTACGCCACGATGATCGCGATCAACGACCAGTACGCGGACGGCCGGGACGTCTCCTGGCTGTGGGACGTGGACTTCGACAGTCTGCGCGAGGGCGGGGTGGACGTGGTCTCCGGCGTGCGGGCCTGGGACATGGCGCTGCGCCTGGACTACGACCTCGTGCACGTGGGCGAGGTGGAGCCGGACCTCGAGGACGCCCTGACCCGGTTCATCGCGCAGTCCGGGGACCGCCCCATGCGCATCTTCTGCACCTACACGGCCATGCTGTCCCTGCGCAAGATCCTGGGCGGCATGACGCACGTGGCCGCCATCTAG
- the ruvA gene encoding Holliday junction branch migration protein RuvA, with translation MIASVTGEVAFVGATLAVVEVSGFGIEVHASPRTLSGLRVGATTRLHTAYIARKDEAPLLFGFAQGDEKEIFTVMLGVSGVGPRTALAAVSVLGPEDARRAIAAGDDKAFTAVPGIGPKSARRIVLELADKLVLPEPPVQQANQPQVPVWRDQVVDALTGLGWSEKDAVRGIEDALQTQPELGDSGNVAEILRAVLSWLGTSKGTTHAPTGRR, from the coding sequence GTGATTGCCTCGGTGACCGGTGAGGTGGCCTTCGTGGGTGCCACCCTGGCCGTGGTGGAGGTCTCGGGCTTCGGCATCGAGGTCCACGCGAGCCCCCGCACCCTGTCCGGGTTGCGCGTAGGCGCCACCACACGGCTGCACACCGCCTACATCGCCCGCAAGGACGAGGCCCCGCTGCTCTTCGGGTTCGCCCAGGGGGACGAAAAGGAGATCTTCACCGTGATGCTCGGGGTCTCCGGCGTGGGGCCGCGCACCGCGCTCGCGGCCGTGTCCGTGCTCGGGCCCGAAGACGCCCGCCGGGCCATCGCCGCCGGCGACGACAAGGCGTTCACGGCCGTGCCGGGCATCGGGCCGAAGTCCGCGCGGCGGATCGTGCTGGAGCTCGCGGACAAGCTCGTGCTGCCCGAACCTCCCGTCCAGCAGGCCAACCAGCCGCAGGTGCCGGTGTGGCGCGACCAGGTGGTCGACGCGCTCACGGGCCTGGGGTGGAGCGAGAAGGACGCCGTCCGCGGCATCGAGGACGCCCTGCAGACCCAGCCGGAGCTCGGTGACTCCGGCAACGTGGCGGAGATCCTGCGCGCCGTGCTCTCGTGGCTCGGCACGTCCAAGGGCACCACGCACGCACCCACTGGGAGGCGTTGA
- the ruvC gene encoding crossover junction endodeoxyribonuclease RuvC — translation MTGEQAPGTRRVLAVDPGLTRCGFAVVDMSAQRTGTFVHVQVSGSRAHEALERRVLTIMEAAEELMERFAPDVVAVERVFAQNNAPTVVGTAQATGVVIAAAARRGIPVAWHTPSEVKAAVTGDGSADKESVNRMVVRILRLDAPPRPADAADALALAVCHGWRGGVAGMDAAAATSTHSGSRPARASGTALTPAQQAWRRAESASRAPAARGGAPTRGRRG, via the coding sequence GTGACCGGTGAGCAGGCACCGGGGACCCGGCGCGTGCTCGCGGTCGACCCCGGTCTAACCCGCTGCGGCTTCGCCGTGGTGGACATGTCCGCCCAGCGCACGGGCACGTTCGTGCACGTGCAGGTCAGCGGCTCCCGTGCCCACGAGGCCCTCGAGCGCCGCGTGCTGACCATCATGGAGGCGGCCGAGGAGCTCATGGAGCGCTTCGCCCCGGACGTCGTGGCGGTGGAGCGGGTGTTCGCGCAGAACAACGCGCCCACGGTGGTGGGCACCGCCCAGGCCACCGGCGTGGTGATCGCGGCGGCGGCCCGGCGGGGGATCCCGGTGGCGTGGCACACGCCCTCCGAGGTCAAGGCCGCGGTCACCGGGGATGGCTCCGCGGACAAGGAGTCCGTCAACCGGATGGTCGTGCGCATCCTGCGCCTGGACGCCCCGCCCCGCCCGGCCGACGCCGCCGACGCCCTCGCACTGGCCGTGTGCCACGGGTGGCGCGGCGGCGTGGCCGGGATGGACGCGGCGGCGGCCACGTCCACCCACTCCGGGTCCCGGCCGGCCCGGGCCTCCGGGACCGCGCTGACACCGGCCCAGCAGGCGTGGCGCCGGGCGGAGTCCGCCTCGCGCGCCCCTGCGGCCCGCGGCGGGGCCCCGACACGGGGCAGACGCGGCTGA